DNA from Pseudodesulfovibrio senegalensis:
CTTGCCCGGCAGGGTGCGCGGTTCCTCGAAAACCGTGCCGCCCACGGTGCTGGCGCTGACGATGTCCAGCGCGTTGAGGTCGGCCCAGTGATAGCGGTTGTAACGGTTGTTGTTCACCAGCGAGGCCCGGTAGAGCTGCCAGTTGCCGTTGATGCGCGCAATGCCGTTCTCCAGCAGTGGCCCGATCTTGCGCTCGGCTGAAACTTCTGCGGCCAGGGTTGCGGCCTGTTCGCGGATGCTCAGGTTGACCACCAGCGTGTAGTCGTGCCGTTTGATGAAGGCCGTGCTGGTCCACGGCATGAATATCACCTGCGGGGCCAGAGCCATGAGCGGGGTGTAAAAGTTCGGTTCCGCCACAACCCAGACCGGATGGCCCGGATAGTGGCGCTGGATCCACAGCAGCATGGGAAAGGACAGGATCAGGTCCCCCATGCGTTGCATCTGGAGTACGAGGATGGGTTTTTTCTCGGGCACGTTCGGTTCCGGCTAGAGGGTCGTGTCGCGCATGGTCGTCAGCAGTGAGACGATGCGGTGATCGTATGTGTGTTCGGCCAGTACCCGCCTGCGTCCTGCTTCGGCAATGCGCTTGCGTTCGTCCGGCTCGGCCATGAACCGTTCCACCATGTCCGGGATTTCGTCCATGGTGTTGTATACGGCCATTTCACGGCCCGGCTCGAACAGGGTTTCGATCTGGTCGCGGTGGTCCGTGAGCAAAAACGCGCCGCAGCAGGGCACATCGAACACGCGCTGGTTGCACGCGCCTTTCATCTGCTTGCTGGTGCAGTTGAAATTGATGTCGCTGGCCAGATAGAAGTCCGGCAGGTCGTCGTAATAGTTCAGCTCGGCGTGGTACCGCCAGCCCTCTATGCGGCCGAGAATGTCGTTCCAGCCGTCGTCGCCCACGATGAGCGGCTCGAAGGGCATGATGCGCAGCAGGCAGTCGCGCCGGTACAGGCAGGTGGCCAGCCATGTGAGGTAGGTCTCGAAGGCCAGTGCCCGTTCGCGCGGCTGGCGGCTCATTTCCGTGACAATGTCCGGCCATTCGCGCTGCAGGTATTCGCGTACCGTGCGTTCCGGCGCTTCCATGAATCCTTCGGCCATTTCAAAGCCGGACTCCATCATGGCAAAGGTGGGCCGGGCCGCGGCAAAGCGCATTTCAGTCTTGGTTTTCATGGAGTTGCCCACGAATGAAATGGCCGCTCGCCATTCTTGCGGCACATCCTTTCCTTCCGGGGTGAAGCGGTGCGGGTCCGCGCCCAGCGGCAGGTGAAAAACCGATTCGTACCCGTCCGCCTTCAGGCTTTCCACGGTGTCCGCGTCCCAGGTGAACAGCACCGAACGTCCGGTGTTCACATTGCTGTACAGGTCGAGGATCAGGTGTGGATTGTCCACGAACCAGCTGGCCAGCGGCACGTTCATCTGGTCGAGGATTGACATGAGCACGCCTTCGCGGTCCACGCCAAGATGGTTCACGGTAAGCACGAAGTCCGGCTTGAAATCGCTCAGGGTTTCGGTCATGAGCCGTACGAATTCGTTCAGGTCCATTTCCCTTGCCGCAAGGTCCAGCAGCCGGTGTTCCACGCCGAGTCGCTTGAGCGCCGCTTCGATTTCACCCATGATGAAATACTGGCTGGTCAGCAGCAACACGCGGGGTTTTGTGCCCGAAAGCTCCGGAATCCGGGGAGAGTCTGTCTGTTTCATGACATCAATATCTACCCTTGGTATGGGCTGATGTCCATACCGGGCGCACACGGGGCGGGGAAGGGCTCAAGCGGAACCCGCCTGCCCTCAAAACCCCACAAAACGAGAAGGCCCCCGAGGGACCGTCCCTGGGAGCCTGTGGATTCTCGCTACAAAAGAAGAAGGATACTTTCCATATAGCATTGACCGTGCCAAAGTTTGGATCACTGTAAAATTAATAAACAAAGATAATAATTACAGGTGATTGCGCTGTCTGAATATTGTTCCCTCTGTTGGCTCAACGCCCGATGCCGGGTATAATTTTTTTAACATCGTGCCGGTGTCGCCGGTGCCGGGCCAAATTTCTGTACCCGTTTCGGGTCAGCACATGAGCTTGGCCACGTCGATGTTGTGGTCGCGGGCGTTGACGATGTCCGAGATGAGCAGGGCCTTGCGGTTGGAGGCCGGGTTGGCCAGGTTCACCAGCCGGAACGGGCGCGGGCGCATGCGGTAGTCATAGACGATCTTGACCGTGGGGCGCAGGGGCGCGTTCGGGTTGTGGTCCATGACGATGGCGAATTCGCCGTCCGAGAGCCGCACAAAGCTGCCCACAGGATAGATGCCGAGGCTCTTGATGAAATGTTCCACGATATTGGGATGAAAGTCCGAAAGCCGCCACTGGTACATCATGCCCAGCACCTTGCCCGGGGGCAGGGGGGCCTTGTAGACCCGTTTGCTGGTCAGGGCGTCGTACACGTCCACCACGCCCACGATGCGCGAGATCAGGCTGATGCCTTCCCCCTTCAGTTTTTGCGGATAGCCGTTGCCGTCGAACCGTTCATGGTGCTCCAGCGCGGCGCGCGCCACCAGTGGCGGCATGTCCGGCTGTTTGCTCAGGATGTCGAAGCCTTCGCGCGGATGCGTGCGCATGACGTCCATTTCCCGGTCCGAAAGCTTGCCCGGCTTGTTCAGGATCGATTCGGGGATGACGGCCTTGCCCACGTCGTGGAACATGCCCGCCATGCCCAGAAGCCTGAGCTTGTCGCGGTCCAGCCCGATGTGCTTGCCCAGAATGATGGACAGCACGGCCACGTTGATGCTGTGGGTGTAGGTGTATTCGTCGTAGTTGCGCAGTTTGCAGAGAGCGGATGCGGCGGATTCGTTGCGGAAAACCGAATCGATGAAGCCGTCCACCACCGGTTCGGAGGCCCTGTGGTCAAAGGCGCGCCCGGACCGGACGTCATCCAGAAAGCCGCGCGCATAGTCCACTGCCTGACCGTAAATCTTGTCTGCGCGGACGATCTCCTCTTCCAGGGGCACCCGTTCCTTGTCGGAAACTGACAGTTTCCGGGTACGGGGTTCGGGCACTCCGGCCTGGAGGTACTCATCCTTTTCCGCGGCACGCTGTTCACGCATCTGGGTGCGGAGTCTCGCCATTTCCTCGGAGCGGTGGCGCGCTTCACGCTCCCGTTCGCGTGCGGCCTCGGCCCGGATATCACGGGAAAGCTGTGCCTCGTCAAGATGTGCCTTGCGGTCGCCTTTTCGGTCATCAAGGGCGTCCACGGCGAGCTTGGCCCGCCGCCTTTGCTCAAAGCGCTCTCGTGCTTCCTGTTCCAGTTGTTGCCGGGACGATGTATCCCGATCCTGATGGCTCATGTCTGTCCCCCACCCTTTGAGTATTCCGCTCCCCTTGCAACGGAAAACCGGCCCGCCCCCCTCAAGCCCGGCCGAAATGGCAGGATACATAATATTTATACCGGAAAGCAATGGTTCTCATGCTGTCAGATATGTTTTTTGTCACAGAGCATGTCCACCAGCGCGCGTACGTCGTCGGCCACGAACAAAGCCCCGGCATCGCGGAATCCGGCTTTGTCCGCATGTCCTGTGGTTACGCCCGCTCCGGCGGCACCTGCGCGGACCCCGGTCTGCACGTCCATGGGGTGGTCGCCCACCATGAGCGTATGTTCCGGAGCTACGCCCACGATCTCCAGAGCCTGATGCAGATGGTCGGGGTGGGGTTTGACCTTGCGGGCCTCGTCGCGGGGAATGAAGACCTGCACATGGTCGAGGATGTCGGGAAAGACCGTTGTCACCGCCGGGGTTATGTTGCGCGAGATCACGCCCACGGCCACGTCTTGGTCCCGCAGCCGTCCCAGAACGGGCCGCGTGTACGCGAACAGTTCGCCCTGTTTGGCGGCGCGGATTTCCATGTCCGTGATGGTCAGGCGCGCCCGGCAGTGAAATTCGAGGGCCTCGTCATGGTCGCGGTATTCCCGAATCTGTTGCGTGAGTTCTTCCACCAGCTCCAGAACGGGCTGGCCGTTCACAACGGGTCGCTCGGGCAGGAATCCCTCGGCTAGGGCCGAGACCTTGCGGCGCATGAGGTCGAAATCCAGCGGCACGCGGGCCAGTGTTCCGTCAAAGTCGAAGATCAGGGCGCGAAATCGTTTCATGGACCAAGCCCTACCCCGCAAACCGGGCGCAGGCAAGCCGCGCACGGACTGCGATGTTGCATGGCGGACCGGGCCCATGTGTGCTACATGCCCGCCATGATCGTCAAAAATCTTGTTTCCTCCCTGTGGCAGGCCGTTCCGGCCGATGTGGAACACCGTCTGGCCGCTGTGCTGGACGCTGCCCCCGGGCAGTGCCGGGTGTTTTTCCGCGCGGATGACGTGGCCGTGCCCGGCAGGGCCATGGCCCGCATGCTTGAGGTGTTCACGGCCAACAGGGTTCCGCTGTGCATGGCCGTTGTTCCGGCATGGCTCAACGCTTCGCGCTGGCACGAGTTGCGCGCCAAGGCCGGGGAGTCCTCGCAATGGTGCTGGCACCAGCACGGCTGGCGGCATCACAACCACCAGACAATGGGCAAAAAGGGCGAATTCGGGAACGAGCGCGACGCACAGGCCAAGCAGGCGGACATCGAGCGCGGCCGCGACAAGCTGGCCGGGCTCATGGGCCGGGATTTCCAGCCGTTCTTTACGCCGCCATGGAACAGGTTCGACAGGGAAACCGGGGAGATACTGGCGCGAACCGGATTTCGTGCCGTGTCCCGTTCCGCGGGCGAGGGCAAAAAGGTGCCGCTGCCGCCCGGCTTGCCGGACCTGTTCATCAATACGGACCTGCACACCAGGAACGAATCGACCCCGGCCGAGGGGTGGGATGCGCTGTTTGCGGAATTCAAGGATGCGTTGGCGACAGGCCATTGCGGGGTCATGCTGCACCACCAGCGCACCAATGGGGCAGCCTTTGACTTTCTGGATCTGCTGTTGCGCGCGGTTCGGAGCCATCCGAACACCGAGGCCGTGACGTTTGACGATTTGCTTTGAGCCTGTTTCGAGCAAGCCCCAATGCGCGGAATCTGTCGAAAAAACAAAATCACCGTCTTGTATTCGCCACGCGGCCTGCGTATAGATTGTGAATATGAGTAAAAAATTGTCAGGACTGCGTTCAGGGCCGTCGAGGGGCGGCATACAGCGCGCCATTTCCCTGCCATGGGCCAAGTCCGTGGAGATCAGCTACAAAAGCCTGCGCGTGCGGCTGTTCCGTTCCATGATCACGGTCAGTTCGCTGGTGCTTGCCGTGTCGTTTCTTGCCTTTGTGCTGATAAATCTGGATGTGGCCTCGGGCATCCTGCGCCACGGAGGCGAAGACGCTGCAGCCATGCTGACCCGTGCGGGGTACGATGTGGACGCGGCCACGCACAGCGTGGCCATGACCGCCAAGGAGCGTTGGATCGTCATCCTTTCCCTGCTGGTGTGCACCGTGGGCATTGTCAATGCTCAGCTCATGTCCGTGACCGAACGTTTTTCCGAGATCGGGGTCATGAAGTGCCTGGGCGCGCTGGATTCCATGATCCTGCGCATCTTCATGCTGGAAGCGGCCATGCAGGGGTTGCTGGGCGCGGGCGCGGGCGCGTTGTTCGGATTCCTTTTTTCCCTGTTGGCCGGATTGGCCCGGTTCGGAACGTTGGCCGTGGCGCATTTGCCGTGGGCTTCGGCTTTGGGCTCCATGGGCATCGCCGTACTGGCGGGCTGCGGCCTGAGCCTGCTGGGGGTTTTGTACCCGGCCCTGCTTGCGGCGCGCATGCGACCCATCAAGGCATTGCGCGCGGAACACTGAGGAGATGCAATGACTGAAGACCGCCATACCATCGTGCGCGTCATCGGCGTGACAAAGGACTTTGCCCTGGGCAAGCAGACCGTGCACGTGCTCAAGGGCGTGGACCTCGAGGTATATGCCGGGGAATACATATCCATAATGGGACCCTCCGGGTCGGGAAAATCCACGCTTTTCAACATGATCGGCGGACTGGACAAGCCCACGGACGGCAAGGTCTTCATCGACGAGGTGGATATATCGCAGCTGGACGCCTATGAGCTGGCGTGGCTGCGCAACCGCAAGATCGGCTACATATTTCAGACCTTCAACCTCATTCCGGTCATGACCGCGCTGGAGAACGTGACCCTGCCCATGACCTTTGCGGGCATGAACGGCGACGACGCCATGGAAAAAGGCATCGAACTGCTCAAGCTCGTGGGGCTGGGCGAACGCTTCCAGCACAAGCCGCTGGAGCTTTCGGGCGGCCAGCAGCAGCGCGTTGCCATTGCACGCTCGCTGGCCAACGACCCGGCCATCATCCTTGCGGACGAACCCACCGGCAACCTCGACCTTTCCACGGGCGAAGAGATCATTGATTTGTGCCGCATGCTTTCCGAGGAACGCGGCGTGACCATCATCTCCGCCACCCACGACTACAAGATGCTCAATGTTTCGGACCGCGTGGTCTGGATACGCGACGGCATGATCGACAAGATACAGCACCGCGAGGATCTGAACATCAGCATCGGCGGCATCGGTGGGCCGGACAATGGCCATGCGCCCGGGCAAGGTGCGACCGAAGAAAAGAAATCCGGAGGAGAAGCCTCCTGATGCGCACTACCGCAAACGCATTCCTCTTTTTGTTGCTGGTTGTCGCGTGCATGCCGCACGCGGCACAGGCCGCATGGCACGGGGAAGCGTTTGTGCGCGCCATGGCCGCGCTGGAGGACCGCAGCCCGGGCATGCCCGGTGCGTCTGCGGCCGCGG
Protein-coding regions in this window:
- a CDS encoding CgeB family protein encodes the protein MKQTDSPRIPELSGTKPRVLLLTSQYFIMGEIEAALKRLGVEHRLLDLAAREMDLNEFVRLMTETLSDFKPDFVLTVNHLGVDREGVLMSILDQMNVPLASWFVDNPHLILDLYSNVNTGRSVLFTWDADTVESLKADGYESVFHLPLGADPHRFTPEGKDVPQEWRAAISFVGNSMKTKTEMRFAAARPTFAMMESGFEMAEGFMEAPERTVREYLQREWPDIVTEMSRQPRERALAFETYLTWLATCLYRRDCLLRIMPFEPLIVGDDGWNDILGRIEGWRYHAELNYYDDLPDFYLASDINFNCTSKQMKGACNQRVFDVPCCGAFLLTDHRDQIETLFEPGREMAVYNTMDEIPDMVERFMAEPDERKRIAEAGRRRVLAEHTYDHRIVSLLTTMRDTTL
- a CDS encoding HD-GYP domain-containing protein; translation: MSHQDRDTSSRQQLEQEARERFEQRRRAKLAVDALDDRKGDRKAHLDEAQLSRDIRAEAAREREREARHRSEEMARLRTQMREQRAAEKDEYLQAGVPEPRTRKLSVSDKERVPLEEEIVRADKIYGQAVDYARGFLDDVRSGRAFDHRASEPVVDGFIDSVFRNESAASALCKLRNYDEYTYTHSINVAVLSIILGKHIGLDRDKLRLLGMAGMFHDVGKAVIPESILNKPGKLSDREMDVMRTHPREGFDILSKQPDMPPLVARAALEHHERFDGNGYPQKLKGEGISLISRIVGVVDVYDALTSKRVYKAPLPPGKVLGMMYQWRLSDFHPNIVEHFIKSLGIYPVGSFVRLSDGEFAIVMDHNPNAPLRPTVKIVYDYRMRPRPFRLVNLANPASNRKALLISDIVNARDHNIDVAKLMC
- a CDS encoding HAD family hydrolase, whose protein sequence is MKRFRALIFDFDGTLARVPLDFDLMRRKVSALAEGFLPERPVVNGQPVLELVEELTQQIREYRDHDEALEFHCRARLTITDMEIRAAKQGELFAYTRPVLGRLRDQDVAVGVISRNITPAVTTVFPDILDHVQVFIPRDEARKVKPHPDHLHQALEIVGVAPEHTLMVGDHPMDVQTGVRAGAAGAGVTTGHADKAGFRDAGALFVADDVRALVDMLCDKKHI
- a CDS encoding polysaccharide deacetylase family protein → MADRAHVCYMPAMIVKNLVSSLWQAVPADVEHRLAAVLDAAPGQCRVFFRADDVAVPGRAMARMLEVFTANRVPLCMAVVPAWLNASRWHELRAKAGESSQWCWHQHGWRHHNHQTMGKKGEFGNERDAQAKQADIERGRDKLAGLMGRDFQPFFTPPWNRFDRETGEILARTGFRAVSRSAGEGKKVPLPPGLPDLFINTDLHTRNESTPAEGWDALFAEFKDALATGHCGVMLHHQRTNGAAFDFLDLLLRAVRSHPNTEAVTFDDLL
- a CDS encoding ABC transporter permease, producing the protein MSKKLSGLRSGPSRGGIQRAISLPWAKSVEISYKSLRVRLFRSMITVSSLVLAVSFLAFVLINLDVASGILRHGGEDAAAMLTRAGYDVDAATHSVAMTAKERWIVILSLLVCTVGIVNAQLMSVTERFSEIGVMKCLGALDSMILRIFMLEAAMQGLLGAGAGALFGFLFSLLAGLARFGTLAVAHLPWASALGSMGIAVLAGCGLSLLGVLYPALLAARMRPIKALRAEH
- a CDS encoding ABC transporter ATP-binding protein, which gives rise to MTEDRHTIVRVIGVTKDFALGKQTVHVLKGVDLEVYAGEYISIMGPSGSGKSTLFNMIGGLDKPTDGKVFIDEVDISQLDAYELAWLRNRKIGYIFQTFNLIPVMTALENVTLPMTFAGMNGDDAMEKGIELLKLVGLGERFQHKPLELSGGQQQRVAIARSLANDPAIILADEPTGNLDLSTGEEIIDLCRMLSEERGVTIISATHDYKMLNVSDRVVWIRDGMIDKIQHREDLNISIGGIGGPDNGHAPGQGATEEKKSGGEAS